One genomic segment of Flavobacteriaceae bacterium includes these proteins:
- a CDS encoding ribonucleoside-diphosphate reductase subunit alpha produces MYVVKRDGKKEPVMFDKITARVKKLCYGLNTIVDPTKVAMRVIKGLYDGVMTSELDNLAAEIAATMTTAHPDYAKLAARIAVSNLHKNTKKSFSDTMNDLYHYVNPRTEKKAPLLADDVYEIIKKNAEKLDSTIIYNRDFNYDYFGFKTLERSYLLKLNGQIVERPQHMLMRVAVGIHKHDIDEALATYELMSKKYFTHATPTLFNAGTPKPQMSSCFLLQMQDDSIEGIYDTLKQTAQISQSAGGIGLSIHNVRATGSYIRGTNGTSNGIVPMLKVFNDTARYVDQGGGKRKGSFAMYLEPWHSDIFDFLDLKKNHGKEEMRARDLFYAMWVPDLFMKRVQEDGNWTLMCPNECPHLYDTYGDEFEKLYQGYEEVGKGRKTIKARELWEKILEAQIETGTPYMLYKDAVNRKTNHKNLGTIRSSNLCTEIMEYTAKDEVAVCNLASIALPMFVTEKENGETFFNHKKLFDVTKKVTRNLGAVIDMNYYPVKEAENSNFRHRPIGLGIQGLADTFINLRLPFTSEKAKQLNQDIFETIYFAAVTSSMEIAKAKKEPYSTFKGSPMSEGEFQFNMWGIKDEELSGNWDWGKLRKNVMKYGVRNSLLVAPMPTASTSQILGNNEAFEPYTSNIYTRRVLSGEFIVVNKHLLEDLVELDLWDNDMKEDIMRANGSIQHIEKIPATLKELYKTVWEMSMKDIIDMARHRGYFIDQSQSLNLFMKDPDFAKLTSMHFYGWKSGLKTGMYYLRTKSAVNAIQFTLSKEKKVNEVEKPISPEEFKTMIDASKNADPDDCLMCGS; encoded by the coding sequence ATGTACGTAGTAAAAAGAGATGGTAAAAAAGAACCTGTGATGTTTGATAAAATCACAGCAAGAGTAAAAAAGTTGTGTTATGGATTAAACACTATAGTTGATCCTACAAAAGTAGCCATGCGGGTAATAAAAGGGTTATATGACGGCGTAATGACTTCCGAACTTGATAATTTAGCAGCTGAAATTGCAGCTACCATGACCACTGCACATCCGGATTATGCAAAATTAGCTGCACGGATTGCCGTATCTAATTTACATAAAAATACTAAGAAGTCGTTCTCAGACACTATGAATGACTTATACCATTACGTAAATCCTCGTACCGAAAAGAAAGCTCCCCTACTAGCAGATGACGTATATGAAATTATCAAAAAAAATGCAGAAAAATTAGATTCTACCATTATTTATAATAGAGATTTTAACTATGATTATTTTGGTTTTAAAACATTAGAACGTTCTTATTTATTAAAGTTAAACGGCCAAATAGTGGAACGCCCTCAACATATGCTTATGAGGGTTGCCGTAGGAATTCATAAACATGATATTGATGAAGCCTTAGCCACGTATGAGTTAATGAGTAAAAAATATTTTACCCATGCAACCCCTACGCTTTTTAATGCCGGAACCCCAAAACCTCAAATGTCATCGTGTTTTTTACTACAAATGCAGGATGATAGTATTGAAGGTATTTACGATACACTAAAACAAACAGCTCAGATATCTCAATCTGCAGGGGGAATAGGGTTATCTATCCATAATGTAAGGGCTACAGGATCTTATATCAGAGGAACCAACGGAACATCAAATGGCATCGTTCCCATGCTAAAAGTATTTAATGATACCGCTCGTTATGTAGATCAGGGTGGTGGAAAACGCAAAGGTTCTTTTGCCATGTATTTAGAACCCTGGCATTCGGATATTTTTGATTTTTTAGACCTAAAGAAAAACCATGGAAAAGAAGAAATGCGTGCCAGAGATTTATTCTATGCTATGTGGGTACCGGATTTGTTTATGAAAAGAGTACAGGAAGATGGAAACTGGACTTTAATGTGTCCGAATGAATGCCCACATCTGTATGATACTTACGGAGATGAATTTGAGAAGCTATACCAGGGGTACGAAGAAGTAGGAAAAGGAAGGAAAACCATAAAGGCGCGTGAACTTTGGGAAAAGATTTTAGAAGCCCAGATTGAAACAGGAACGCCCTATATGTTATATAAAGATGCCGTAAATCGAAAAACAAATCATAAAAATTTAGGAACCATTCGATCTTCTAATCTATGTACGGAGATTATGGAATATACGGCCAAAGACGAAGTCGCCGTATGTAACCTGGCATCCATAGCATTACCGATGTTTGTCACAGAGAAAGAAAACGGAGAAACCTTTTTCAATCACAAAAAGCTATTTGATGTTACTAAAAAAGTAACCCGCAATCTGGGTGCAGTGATTGATATGAATTATTACCCTGTCAAAGAAGCAGAAAATTCAAATTTTCGTCATAGGCCTATTGGATTAGGAATACAAGGACTGGCAGATACATTCATTAACCTACGCTTGCCTTTTACATCGGAAAAAGCAAAACAATTAAATCAGGATATTTTTGAAACCATATATTTTGCTGCAGTTACTTCTTCTATGGAAATAGCTAAAGCTAAAAAAGAACCCTATTCAACATTTAAAGGTTCTCCGATGTCAGAAGGTGAATTTCAGTTTAATATGTGGGGCATTAAAGACGAAGAATTAAGTGGAAATTGGGATTGGGGAAAATTACGCAAGAATGTTATGAAATACGGTGTAAGGAATTCACTTTTGGTAGCACCTATGCCAACAGCATCTACTTCCCAAATTCTGGGAAATAACGAAGCCTTTGAACCCTATACTTCCAATATTTATACAAGAAGAGTATTGTCCGGAGAGTTTATAGTAGTAAATAAGCATTTACTGGAAGATTTAGTAGAATTAGATTTGTGGGATAATGACATGAAAGAAGATATCATGCGTGCAAATGGCTCCATCCAGCACATAGAAAAAATTCCCGCGACATTAAAAGAACTATACAAAACCGTTTGGGAAATGAGTATGAAAGATATTATAGATATGGCTCGTCACAGAGGGTATTTTATCGATCAATCTCAATCCCTAAATTTATTCATGAAAGATCCGGATTTTGCAAAGTTAACATCCATGCATTTTTACGGATGGAAATCCGGCTTAAAAACAGGTATGTACTATCTAAGAACTAAGTCTGCAGTAAATGCGATTCAGTTTACACTTTCTAAAGAAAAGAAAGTAAATGAAGTAGAAAAACCGATAAGCCCGGAAGAATTTAAAACCATGATAGATGCATCTAAAAATGCGGACCCTGATGATTGTTTAATGTGCGGTTCCTAA
- the rplU gene encoding 50S ribosomal protein L21: MYAIVEIAGQQFKVAKDQKVYVHRLQETEGTKVTFDKVMLVEDKGNVTIGAPAIEGAAVTAKILNHLKGDKVIVFKKKRRKGYKKKNGHRQYLSEIQIEGITTSGTKKAPAKKAAAPKKEKTATAPKVEVKKTTSDDLSSMTVAQLKALAKEKDIKGYTSLKKAELIEILSK; this comes from the coding sequence ATGTATGCAATTGTAGAGATAGCAGGGCAGCAGTTTAAAGTAGCAAAAGACCAAAAAGTATATGTTCACCGTTTACAAGAAACAGAAGGTACTAAAGTAACTTTTGATAAAGTAATGCTAGTAGAAGATAAAGGGAACGTAACTATTGGCGCCCCGGCTATAGAAGGAGCTGCAGTGACAGCTAAAATTTTGAATCACCTCAAAGGTGATAAAGTAATTGTTTTTAAAAAGAAAAGAAGAAAAGGCTACAAAAAGAAAAATGGACATCGTCAATATTTGAGCGAAATTCAAATTGAGGGTATTACTACCTCGGGAACAAAGAAAGCTCCGGCCAAAAAAGCAGCTGCTCCTAAAAAAGAAAAAACAGCAACGGCTCCGAAAGTAGAGGTAAAAAAAACAACGTCTGATGATCTAAGTTCAATGACTGTTGCACAATTAAAAGCTTTGGCCAAAGAAAAAGACATCAAAGGATATACTTCTCTAAAGAAGGCCGAGCTGATTGAAATATTAAGTAAATAA
- the rpmA gene encoding 50S ribosomal protein L27 has product MAHKKGVGSSKNGRESESKRLGIKIFGGQAAIAGNIIVRQRGTGHNPGENVYMGKDHTLHAKIDGIVQFRKKKNNKSYVSVVPFEA; this is encoded by the coding sequence ATGGCACATAAAAAAGGAGTTGGTAGTTCGAAGAATGGTAGAGAATCCGAATCAAAACGATTAGGTATTAAAATTTTTGGAGGGCAGGCTGCAATCGCAGGTAATATAATCGTTCGCCAAAGAGGAACCGGTCACAATCCGGGAGAAAATGTATATATGGGAAAAGACCATACATTACATGCCAAAATAGATGGAATTGTCCAATTCAGAAAGAAAAAAAATAATAAATCTTATGTTTCTGTAGTTCCTTTTGAGGCTTAA
- a CDS encoding T9SS type A sorting domain-containing protein — MKKIYFTLLSTLCFSTFSFGQIIITELADPNNNSSARYVEIYNVSTGAVDLTNWSLKRWTNGGTTVSTVVDLSSIGNLASGAFAIIASNGTTFQSVYGMTADISAGTGGPADSNGDDQIAIFNASDVMIDIFGVPGEDGSGTCHEFEDGRAERKASVTAPNTTWDESEWNVWADSTVSGCTSHTNSPRTAPGDYNPKSWIGAASGPAISAGAAVTELDYFEGNGPSTEQIFSVEGINLTGNITVTAPANFEISTTSGSGFGNTAMLTQSGGTVSSTNIYVRLAAGLSSNSYSGNVTLSSAGAADQTVALSGTVSPADPQISITAFLDNLNYIISVGGPSPEDTFSVSGLFLTNDIVITAPANFEISLTSGSGFGSSVNITPSSGTVVSTDIYVRLAAGLSAGNYNGNITVSSTGVTTQTIAVNGNAYGPPTNSMVITGIFDGPLSGGTPKGIELYVLNNIADLSLYGVSSVTNGVGSSAGNVEYNFPSGAVTAGSFIYLATESPNFTTFFGMAPTYVDDVVSINGDDSIELYESGQSIDVFGDVNTDGSGQVWDHLDGWAYRNSNTGPEGTTFTPTNWSYSGINALDGEASNSSAETPFPIGTYMATASTEDSSIGGFSVYPNPVNHKRFTITTNTNTISEKSIEIFNVLGRQVFTAKFTSNHNTVDIPSLSSGVYILKVLEGRKSVTKKLVVR; from the coding sequence ATGAAAAAAATTTACTTTACACTTTTATCGACTCTTTGTTTTAGCACTTTTTCCTTTGGGCAAATCATTATTACGGAGTTGGCAGACCCAAATAACAATTCAAGCGCCAGATATGTTGAAATTTACAATGTGAGTACAGGAGCAGTTGATTTAACAAATTGGTCATTGAAAAGATGGACAAATGGAGGAACTACAGTATCTACCGTAGTTGATTTATCATCCATTGGTAATTTAGCATCAGGAGCTTTTGCTATTATTGCTTCCAATGGAACTACATTTCAATCCGTATATGGAATGACAGCAGATATTTCTGCAGGAACCGGAGGCCCGGCAGATAGTAATGGAGATGATCAAATTGCTATTTTTAATGCCTCGGATGTTATGATTGACATTTTCGGCGTGCCCGGAGAAGACGGATCCGGAACATGCCATGAATTTGAAGACGGAAGAGCAGAGCGCAAAGCTTCTGTAACTGCTCCAAACACAACATGGGATGAATCCGAATGGAATGTCTGGGCAGATAGTACGGTATCAGGATGTACAAGCCATACAAATTCACCGAGGACTGCACCGGGAGATTATAATCCGAAATCATGGATTGGTGCCGCTTCAGGGCCTGCTATATCTGCGGGTGCTGCGGTTACCGAACTGGATTATTTTGAAGGTAACGGGCCGTCAACAGAACAAATATTCTCTGTAGAAGGAATTAACTTAACTGGAAATATCACTGTTACTGCTCCTGCAAACTTTGAAATTTCTACTACTTCCGGAAGCGGTTTTGGAAATACTGCGATGCTTACACAATCCGGAGGTACGGTAAGTTCAACCAATATTTATGTACGTTTGGCAGCAGGATTAAGTTCAAACTCATATTCCGGAAATGTTACCTTATCTTCTGCAGGAGCTGCTGATCAAACGGTTGCATTGTCAGGAACCGTAAGTCCGGCAGATCCGCAGATTTCAATTACTGCTTTTTTAGATAATTTGAATTATATTATTAGTGTTGGAGGGCCTTCTCCGGAAGATACGTTTTCTGTTTCCGGATTGTTTTTAACAAATGATATTGTTATTACAGCACCGGCAAATTTTGAAATTTCTCTAACTTCCGGAAGCGGCTTTGGAAGTTCCGTAAACATCACACCCAGTTCAGGAACAGTAGTAAGTACAGACATATATGTTCGTTTGGCAGCGGGTTTAAGTGCGGGTAATTATAACGGCAATATTACAGTATCTTCCACAGGGGTCACTACTCAAACCATAGCCGTAAATGGGAATGCATATGGGCCTCCCACCAATAGCATGGTTATAACAGGTATATTTGACGGGCCTTTGTCAGGTGGTACTCCTAAAGGAATTGAATTGTATGTATTAAATAATATAGCTGATTTAAGCTTATATGGAGTAAGTTCTGTGACAAATGGCGTCGGTTCCTCAGCAGGTAATGTAGAATATAATTTTCCTTCCGGAGCTGTAACTGCGGGAAGTTTTATTTATTTGGCAACTGAATCCCCAAATTTTACTACTTTTTTTGGAATGGCACCCACTTATGTCGACGATGTTGTATCTATTAATGGAGATGACTCCATTGAATTATATGAGAGCGGGCAGAGCATAGATGTATTCGGAGATGTTAATACAGATGGTTCCGGTCAGGTATGGGATCATTTAGACGGATGGGCATACAGAAATTCCAATACCGGGCCGGAAGGAACTACTTTTACTCCAACAAATTGGTCTTATAGCGGAATAAATGCTTTAGATGGAGAAGCATCAAATTCTTCTGCCGAAACTCCATTCCCCATAGGAACTTATATGGCAACTGCCTCCACAGAGGATAGTTCGATAGGTGGCTTTTCCGTATATCCGAATCCGGTAAACCATAAGAGATTTACAATTACTACCAATACCAATACTATTTCAGAGAAGAGTATAGAAATATTTAATGTATTAGGCAGGCAGGTATTTACTGCAAAGTTTACTTCAAATCATAATACAGTAGATATACCTTCCCTAAGCTCCGGAGTTTATATTCTTAAAGTGTTAGAAGGAAGAAAATCTGTAACAAAAAAATTAGTTGTTAGATAA
- a CDS encoding dipeptide ABC transporter ATP-binding protein: MLQINNLTISFFSNKVENTIVKNISFELGKNKISGMVGESGSGKSITSLAILRLLPKNTQVKGEIIFEGVDILKCHPKQILNIRGGKIGMVFQEPMSSLNPTLTCGYQVAEILKQHTNVSSERIKKEVIQLFAKVKLPQPGRIYTSYPHQISGGQKQRVMIAVAIACKPKLLIADEPTTALDVTVQKEILRLLKELQAETKMSILFISHDLELVSEIADTVIVMHNGTIVEQGNTKTIFKKPKENYTKALIASKLTLDKRFKILPTIRDFMEKSVKNRLYTNVERAKFHKKIYATPPVLEIINLEKQFISKASWFRKKSITKAVDAVSFKLYEGETLGLVGESGCGKTTLGKTILHLEKATSGHIFYKGKGITKMKKNALKSFRKEIQIIFQDPFSSLNPRMTVGSAIMEPMKVHKIFSNTKDRKAYVLELLQKVELTSSYFKRYPHELSGGQRQRISIARAIALQPKIIICDESVSALDVSVQAQVLNVLNNLKREFNFTYIFISHDLSVVKYMSDQLIVMNKGKIEEAGDADIIYKNPKTAYTKSLIEAIPRGI; encoded by the coding sequence ATGCTTCAAATCAACAACCTGACTATCTCTTTTTTTTCTAATAAGGTAGAAAATACAATTGTAAAAAATATTTCTTTTGAACTGGGCAAAAACAAAATTTCAGGAATGGTAGGTGAATCCGGAAGCGGAAAATCTATTACTTCTTTAGCTATTTTGAGACTATTGCCAAAAAATACACAGGTTAAAGGTGAAATTATTTTTGAAGGAGTTGATATTCTAAAATGCCACCCGAAACAAATTTTAAATATACGGGGAGGGAAAATCGGAATGGTTTTTCAAGAACCTATGAGTTCACTAAATCCTACACTTACATGCGGGTACCAAGTTGCGGAGATATTAAAACAACATACAAATGTGTCATCCGAAAGAATTAAAAAAGAAGTGATACAGTTATTTGCAAAGGTAAAGCTACCTCAACCCGGGAGAATATATACATCTTACCCACATCAAATAAGCGGAGGGCAAAAACAGAGAGTAATGATTGCTGTGGCAATTGCTTGTAAACCGAAATTGCTAATTGCAGATGAACCCACCACAGCTCTTGATGTAACAGTTCAGAAAGAAATTTTACGATTACTAAAAGAATTGCAAGCAGAAACAAAGATGAGTATCTTATTTATTTCTCATGATTTAGAGTTAGTTTCGGAAATAGCTGACACAGTTATTGTAATGCATAATGGAACTATTGTAGAGCAAGGAAATACAAAAACTATTTTTAAAAAACCAAAAGAAAATTACACGAAAGCTTTAATTGCATCAAAGCTTACATTAGATAAAAGGTTTAAAATATTGCCAACTATTCGGGATTTTATGGAAAAATCCGTAAAAAACAGACTGTATACAAATGTCGAGAGAGCAAAATTTCATAAAAAAATATATGCAACTCCCCCTGTACTTGAAATCATTAATTTAGAAAAACAATTTATTTCCAAAGCGAGTTGGTTTAGGAAAAAAAGCATTACGAAAGCAGTTGATGCTGTTAGTTTTAAACTCTATGAAGGAGAAACTTTAGGTTTGGTAGGAGAATCGGGTTGTGGAAAAACAACTTTAGGAAAAACAATATTGCATCTGGAAAAAGCAACATCTGGACACATTTTTTACAAAGGGAAAGGCATTACTAAAATGAAAAAGAATGCATTAAAAAGTTTTCGAAAAGAAATTCAAATCATTTTTCAGGATCCATTTTCTTCTTTAAATCCCAGGATGACCGTCGGTAGCGCAATTATGGAGCCGATGAAGGTTCACAAAATTTTCTCAAATACTAAAGACAGAAAAGCATATGTTTTAGAGCTATTACAAAAAGTAGAGTTAACATCATCGTACTTCAAAAGATACCCTCATGAACTTTCAGGAGGGCAAAGACAGAGAATAAGCATTGCCAGGGCCATTGCTTTACAACCTAAAATAATCATTTGTGATGAGTCGGTCTCTGCACTGGATGTTTCCGTGCAAGCTCAGGTTTTAAATGTATTAAACAACCTCAAAAGAGAATTTAATTTTACATATATCTTCATTTCACACGACTTATCCGTAGTGAAATATATGTCAGATCAATTAATTGTTATGAATAAAGGAAAAATTGAAGAAGCAGGTGATGCGGATATTATTTATAAAAACCCTAAAACGGCTTATACCAAATCTTTAATTGAGGCAATTCCCAGAGGGATTTAA
- a CDS encoding nucleotidyltransferase: MRIIVPMAGIGSRLRPHTLTVPKPLTVIAGKPIVQRLVEDIAAIVKQDIKEIAFIIGPAAKGFSENTRKVLLKIANTLGAKGSVYIQEDTLGTAHAIYCAKDSLDGPCVIAFADTLFKADFTLDANADGAIWVKKVADPSAFGVVKLSDGYITDFVEKPKKFVSDLAIIGIYYFKDGNRIKQEIKHLIANDIRPSGEFQLTEVLESLKQQGAKFIPGKVDIWMDCGKKDPTVATNKTILKIEKDKGTNLVSKTVVLDHSEIIPPCFVGKNVVLKNTVIGPYVSIGSNSLVKDSAVKNSLIQSNVTITNATLDNAMIGNHVKYNGNYTSVSIGDYTELT, encoded by the coding sequence ATGAGGATTATTGTTCCAATGGCTGGGATTGGGTCAAGGTTAAGACCACATACGCTAACAGTACCTAAGCCGTTAACTGTAATAGCGGGGAAGCCCATTGTTCAGAGGTTGGTAGAAGATATTGCAGCCATTGTAAAACAAGATATAAAAGAAATAGCCTTTATCATTGGGCCTGCAGCAAAAGGTTTTTCTGAAAACACGCGGAAAGTATTATTAAAAATTGCAAATACATTAGGAGCAAAAGGATCTGTATATATACAAGAAGACACTTTAGGCACAGCACATGCTATTTATTGTGCTAAAGACTCGTTAGACGGGCCATGTGTTATTGCTTTTGCAGATACACTTTTTAAAGCTGATTTTACTTTAGATGCAAATGCAGATGGTGCAATTTGGGTAAAGAAAGTAGCTGACCCAAGTGCATTTGGAGTCGTGAAATTAAGCGATGGTTATATTACTGATTTTGTTGAGAAGCCAAAAAAATTCGTCTCTGATTTAGCCATTATCGGAATCTATTATTTTAAAGATGGCAACAGAATAAAACAAGAAATTAAACATTTGATAGCTAATGATATCAGGCCTTCGGGAGAATTTCAGTTGACCGAAGTGCTGGAATCTTTAAAACAACAAGGTGCTAAATTTATCCCCGGGAAAGTAGATATTTGGATGGATTGTGGCAAAAAAGACCCTACGGTAGCTACCAATAAAACCATACTAAAAATTGAAAAAGATAAAGGAACAAATCTGGTCTCCAAAACAGTCGTATTAGATCATTCGGAAATCATCCCACCTTGTTTTGTAGGAAAAAATGTAGTACTTAAAAACACGGTCATCGGGCCTTATGTTTCTATTGGATCCAATAGTTTGGTTAAAGATTCTGCTGTTAAAAATTCCTTAATACAATCGAATGTTACTATTACAAATGCTACCTTAGATAACGCAATGATTGGAAATCATGTAAAGTATAATGGAAATTATACTTCGGTAAGTATTGGAGACTATACCGAGCTAACATAA
- a CDS encoding DUF4292 domain-containing protein: MKKLISVNVLSLLLVAVSCKTTKNVVDTKDIKKMSAKKIIKKHVSNTSGANTLEAKIKAKYRSTNGEKSEKHSFTVRLRIQKNEVIWLKISKTITIFKVKITPNSLRFYSPHEKIYFEGNFKILERILGMEIDFFQLQKMLVGESIFDLREKKYIASIENKSYKLVPKVEEQLFEIFFNINPYHFKLSKFYIKNNQKDQSLKVHYTKYKDFHTEQVPVGMGIQAKDGIKNTRMDLDYRSIELNKPLNIRYRVPKGYKRITL; the protein is encoded by the coding sequence ATGAAAAAATTGATATCTGTTAATGTCCTTTCCCTACTACTGGTAGCGGTTTCCTGTAAAACCACAAAGAATGTTGTTGATACCAAAGACATAAAAAAAATGTCTGCAAAGAAAATTATCAAAAAACATGTAAGCAATACATCTGGTGCAAATACACTTGAAGCCAAAATCAAGGCAAAATACCGTAGTACGAATGGAGAAAAAAGTGAGAAGCATAGTTTTACCGTTCGACTTAGAATACAAAAAAATGAGGTGATTTGGCTGAAAATCTCTAAAACAATTACGATATTTAAAGTCAAAATCACACCCAATTCTCTTCGTTTTTATTCTCCTCATGAAAAAATATATTTTGAAGGTAACTTTAAAATATTAGAACGCATATTGGGAATGGAGATCGATTTTTTTCAGCTCCAAAAAATGCTAGTAGGCGAAAGTATCTTTGACCTAAGAGAAAAAAAGTATATAGCCTCAATAGAAAATAAATCATACAAACTGGTGCCTAAAGTAGAAGAACAACTATTTGAGATATTTTTTAATATAAATCCGTATCATTTTAAACTAAGCAAATTCTATATAAAAAATAATCAAAAAGATCAGAGTTTAAAGGTACATTATACAAAGTATAAAGATTTTCATACGGAACAGGTTCCTGTCGGTATGGGGATCCAAGCAAAAGACGGAATAAAGAATACTCGTATGGATTTGGATTACAGAAGTATTGAACTAAACAAACCTCTTAACATTCGTTATAGAGTTCCAAAAGGTTATAAGCGTATTACATTATAG